One stretch of Chitinophaga pendula DNA includes these proteins:
- a CDS encoding Gfo/Idh/MocA family protein, whose product MDRRQFLANGAAIAAGFTILPRHVLGGPGYIAPSDKLNIAAIGAGGKGSYNIQQAFNNGSDNIVALCDVDDRQAQDSRQKHPKAKYYKDFRTLLEKERKNIDAVMVSTPDHMHAVIAMAAMQLGKHVYVEKPLTHDIYEARMLTQAAQRYKVVTQMGNQGSSGDDTRLIEAYINIGVIGQVQQVHCWTNRPVWPQGIPTPKNKMTVPAGVDWDLWIGTAPMRDYNEAYMPFRWRGWWDFGTGALGDMACHIMDVPFRALELGYPSSVECSAGSVFEDFFKEAALTDSCPPSSVIYFNFPARGEKPPVTLTWYDGGILPRRPAELSPDEPMGDWDGGMIFEGTEGKIIAGMWGKNPTVLPASKAQSLPRIKIKPVDGGAEGHQQQWVQACKKGFGAYTSSPFSSAGPLTETILLGNLALRSYFFRQPSTNGKDFSSPGRKQLQWNGKDMRIANFDNANQYVKREYRAGWKL is encoded by the coding sequence ATGGACCGCAGACAATTCCTCGCCAATGGCGCCGCTATCGCAGCAGGATTCACCATACTCCCCCGACATGTACTGGGTGGACCCGGATACATCGCCCCCAGCGATAAACTTAACATCGCCGCCATCGGCGCCGGCGGAAAAGGTAGCTACAACATCCAGCAGGCCTTTAACAATGGCTCCGACAACATCGTCGCATTATGCGATGTCGACGACAGACAAGCCCAGGACTCCCGGCAAAAACACCCTAAAGCAAAATACTATAAAGACTTCCGCACCTTGCTGGAAAAAGAGCGTAAAAACATCGACGCCGTCATGGTCTCCACTCCAGATCATATGCATGCCGTCATCGCCATGGCTGCCATGCAACTGGGCAAACATGTGTACGTCGAAAAACCACTGACCCACGATATATACGAAGCACGGATGCTCACACAGGCCGCTCAGCGTTATAAAGTCGTTACCCAAATGGGCAACCAGGGCAGCAGTGGCGACGATACCCGCCTCATAGAAGCCTATATCAACATCGGCGTGATCGGACAGGTACAACAGGTCCACTGCTGGACCAACAGACCCGTATGGCCCCAAGGCATCCCCACACCCAAAAATAAAATGACCGTACCCGCCGGCGTAGACTGGGACCTCTGGATTGGCACCGCTCCCATGCGCGATTACAACGAAGCGTACATGCCCTTCCGCTGGCGCGGCTGGTGGGACTTCGGCACCGGTGCCCTCGGCGATATGGCCTGCCATATCATGGACGTACCATTCCGCGCCCTCGAACTCGGATACCCCTCTTCCGTCGAATGCAGCGCCGGCAGCGTATTCGAAGACTTCTTCAAAGAAGCGGCCCTCACCGATAGCTGCCCCCCTTCATCCGTCATCTATTTTAACTTCCCCGCCCGTGGCGAAAAACCGCCCGTTACCCTCACCTGGTACGATGGGGGCATACTTCCCCGCCGACCAGCAGAACTAAGTCCCGACGAGCCCATGGGCGACTGGGATGGTGGTATGATATTCGAAGGCACCGAAGGCAAAATCATCGCCGGCATGTGGGGCAAAAATCCCACCGTACTGCCGGCCTCCAAAGCTCAATCCCTCCCGCGTATCAAGATCAAACCAGTCGATGGAGGCGCAGAAGGCCATCAGCAACAATGGGTACAGGCCTGCAAAAAAGGATTTGGCGCCTACACCAGCTCCCCCTTCAGCAGCGCCGGCCCCCTCACAGAAACCATCCTGCTGGGCAACCTCGCCTTGCGTAGCTACTTCTTCCGCCAGCCTTCCACCAATGGAAAAGACTTCAGCAGCCCCGGTCGCAAACAACTGCAATGGAACGGAAAAGACATGCGTATCGCTAACTTCGATAACGCTAACCAATATGTGAAAAGAGAATACCGCGCTGGCTGGAAACTATAG
- a CDS encoding peroxiredoxin family protein, with translation MQKIPACLLATIIACGIACEAPVKNAPAQDSPAQAPQGEGLLPGATAPDFSMPDVNGKQVSLSSLRGQYVLLDFWASWCPNCRREHPNVINLYNKYKNKNFTVLGVSLDEHKEKWLQAIARDRLPWTQVSNLQGWTGRIQQDIYQLNVLPTNFLLDPAGRIIARDLRGDILDIQLAALLN, from the coding sequence ATGCAAAAAATACCTGCCTGCCTGCTGGCTACAATCATAGCCTGTGGAATAGCATGTGAAGCCCCTGTCAAAAATGCACCGGCACAGGACTCCCCTGCGCAGGCCCCCCAGGGTGAAGGCCTGCTGCCCGGAGCGACAGCTCCCGACTTTTCCATGCCCGATGTAAATGGGAAACAAGTTTCCCTTTCCTCACTGAGAGGCCAATACGTACTGCTGGACTTCTGGGCCAGCTGGTGCCCCAATTGTCGCAGAGAACATCCCAACGTCATAAATCTCTACAACAAATACAAAAACAAAAATTTCACCGTACTGGGCGTATCCCTGGATGAACACAAAGAGAAATGGCTGCAAGCCATCGCCCGAGACAGACTGCCATGGACACAGGTGTCCAACCTCCAGGGATGGACAGGAAGAATACAGCAGGATATTTATCAATTAAACGTACTACCCACCAACTTCCTCCTGGACCCTGCCGGCAGGATCATCGCACGCGATCTGCGGGGAGATATACTGGATATACAACTAGCCGCACTCCTCAACTGA
- a CDS encoding RagB/SusD family nutrient uptake outer membrane protein, which yields MKKILNNIIYGVCLMALISTGCNKDFLERKPVMEVPGDDVWTDPNLIQAYVNDMYYQMRHGYNEVMLASMTDEARFIHDYNTSRVVQGNMSADDYGRIGSDLVNWSTIYTTISNCNRFFEEIDRAPFSDESWRKRLKGETHFMRAWYYHLLVKFHGGVPLITRTYKPNDGNIMLVPRNSFEQCIRFITAELDSAINQLPEDYDRNNKGRASKFAAMGLKSRVLLYAASDLFNNSSDTLTGYTGGDRVARWKAAKDAALALIQTGKFELYKPTASPVENYSRVFLDKDNKEIIFNKLFNKELLGTSHDLYNGPNGYHNWGGNVPLENFVAGYQMADGTPFDWSNGNMAKQPYVGRDPRFYATILYDGAKWKARPADAAKTDPLGIIQTGRYEVWNASANRVDTVWGLDTRNSAIENWNGTYSGYYLRKFMDINLDAQFFRGDQPWVFLRYAEILLNYAEACIGLGEEGEARNYLNMVRTRAGMPATAASGQGLVDTYRYERRYELAFEEHRYIDARRWKIADRVFNTAAQAIEIYGKLNPDHQTRVYTYTVITTQPRKFDAGKDYLLPIPANEIRKNPGMLRQNPGY from the coding sequence ATGAAAAAGATACTAAACAATATAATATACGGTGTGTGCCTGATGGCATTGATCTCTACGGGATGTAACAAGGATTTCCTGGAACGTAAGCCGGTGATGGAGGTGCCCGGAGATGATGTGTGGACCGATCCTAACCTGATACAAGCGTATGTGAACGATATGTATTACCAGATGCGTCATGGTTATAATGAGGTGATGCTGGCATCTATGACGGATGAGGCGCGGTTTATCCATGATTATAATACTTCCCGTGTGGTGCAGGGGAATATGTCGGCGGATGATTACGGTCGTATTGGTAGTGATCTTGTGAACTGGAGTACTATCTATACGACGATCAGCAACTGTAACCGTTTTTTTGAAGAGATAGACCGGGCGCCTTTCAGTGATGAGAGCTGGCGAAAGCGACTGAAGGGGGAGACGCACTTTATGCGGGCCTGGTATTATCATTTGCTGGTAAAGTTCCACGGCGGAGTGCCATTGATCACGCGGACTTACAAGCCTAACGACGGTAATATCATGTTGGTGCCCAGGAATTCCTTTGAACAATGTATCCGTTTTATCACAGCGGAGCTGGACAGTGCGATCAACCAGTTGCCGGAGGACTATGACCGTAACAATAAGGGGAGGGCCAGTAAGTTTGCTGCGATGGGATTGAAATCGCGCGTGCTGTTGTATGCAGCCAGCGATTTGTTTAACAACAGCAGTGATACGCTGACGGGTTATACCGGAGGTGATCGCGTTGCACGTTGGAAGGCGGCAAAGGATGCGGCGCTGGCGTTGATACAGACCGGCAAGTTCGAGCTGTATAAGCCGACGGCTTCTCCGGTAGAGAATTATTCGCGGGTATTCCTGGATAAGGACAACAAGGAGATCATCTTCAATAAACTTTTCAATAAGGAGTTGCTAGGTACTTCGCATGATCTATATAATGGGCCTAACGGATATCATAACTGGGGTGGTAATGTACCGCTGGAGAATTTTGTAGCTGGTTACCAGATGGCGGACGGTACACCATTCGACTGGAGCAACGGTAATATGGCGAAGCAGCCTTATGTGGGGCGTGATCCCCGTTTTTATGCAACGATCCTTTATGACGGTGCAAAATGGAAGGCAAGGCCTGCGGATGCCGCTAAGACAGATCCGTTGGGTATTATCCAGACGGGGCGGTATGAGGTATGGAATGCATCGGCTAACCGGGTGGATACGGTATGGGGGTTGGATACGCGTAATAGTGCTATTGAGAACTGGAATGGTACTTATTCAGGTTATTATCTGCGTAAGTTCATGGACATCAACCTGGATGCACAATTTTTCCGAGGTGATCAGCCTTGGGTATTCCTGCGATATGCGGAGATACTGCTGAACTATGCGGAGGCTTGTATCGGTCTGGGAGAGGAAGGAGAGGCAAGGAATTATCTGAACATGGTACGTACCCGCGCGGGTATGCCGGCAACGGCTGCCAGCGGGCAGGGGCTGGTAGATACCTACCGTTATGAGCGCCGTTATGAGCTGGCGTTTGAAGAGCACCGGTACATTGACGCGCGGCGGTGGAAGATTGCGGACAGGGTGTTTAATACTGCGGCGCAGGCGATAGAGATCTATGGGAAGTTAAATCCGGATCACCAGACGCGGGTGTACACCTATACCGTGATCACGACGCAGCCCCGTAAGTTTGACGCCGGTAAGGATTACCTGTTGCCGATACCGGCGAATGAGATCAGGAAGAATCCAGGTATGCTGCGGCAGAACCCGGGATATTAA